One Streptosporangium sp. NBC_01495 DNA window includes the following coding sequences:
- a CDS encoding carbohydrate ABC transporter permease → MNALATSARRGTPPAARRARGGVLPWLAVPALVIFVAFGVIPLVGVLFLSFTSWDGLGEIQMSGLTSWRAVFADPGLLHALWVTLLVMVASWAVQTPASILIGVFLAGRQRYRSLLAVLYFIPLLLSSAAIAIAYKALLDPNFGLGAGLGIDLLVQDWLGEPVLAFSVVIFVVSWQFIPFHSLIYQGGVRQIPRSMYEAAEIDGAGRVRKFFSITLPQLKYTIITSSTLMVVGSLTFFDLIFVLTAGGPGDATRVLALDMYKRGFQANLMGPASAIAVILVLVGLALALLLRRLGGRDANASQMEGV, encoded by the coding sequence TTGAACGCGCTCGCCACCTCCGCTCGGAGAGGGACGCCGCCGGCCGCGCGAAGGGCCCGGGGCGGCGTCCTGCCGTGGCTGGCCGTACCGGCCCTGGTGATCTTCGTCGCCTTCGGGGTGATTCCGCTGGTCGGGGTCCTGTTCCTCAGCTTCACGTCCTGGGACGGGCTCGGCGAGATCCAGATGTCCGGGCTCACGAGCTGGCGGGCCGTGTTCGCCGACCCCGGCCTCCTGCACGCGCTGTGGGTGACGCTGCTGGTGATGGTCGCCTCCTGGGCGGTCCAGACACCGGCCAGCATCCTGATCGGGGTGTTCCTGGCCGGGCGGCAGCGCTACCGCTCGCTGCTGGCGGTGCTGTACTTCATCCCGCTGCTGCTGAGCTCGGCCGCCATCGCGATCGCCTACAAGGCGCTGCTCGACCCGAACTTCGGGCTCGGTGCCGGGCTGGGCATCGATCTGCTCGTCCAGGACTGGCTCGGCGAGCCCGTCCTCGCCTTCAGCGTCGTGATCTTCGTGGTGTCGTGGCAGTTCATCCCCTTCCACTCGCTGATCTACCAGGGCGGCGTGCGGCAGATCCCGCGCTCCATGTACGAGGCCGCGGAAATAGACGGCGCGGGCCGGGTCCGCAAGTTCTTCAGCATCACGCTGCCGCAGCTCAAGTACACGATCATCACGTCCTCCACCCTGATGGTCGTCGGGTCCCTGACCTTCTTCGACCTGATCTTCGTGCTCACCGCGGGCGGTCCCGGCGACGCCACCCGGGTGCTCGCCCTGGACATGTACAAGCGCGGGTTCCAGGCCAACCTCATGGGACCGGCCAGCGCCATCGCCGTCATCCTCGTCCTCGTGGGCCTCGCCCTGGCGTTGCTCCTGCGCCGGCTCGGCGGACGCGACGCCAATGCCAGCCAGATGGAAGGGGTCTGA
- a CDS encoding extracellular solute-binding protein: MESTTPSRRTFLTLSMGIPLGAALAACGTSGPTPAGGGATGGSGNAASKASYWFLSVQPQEGVRTRAVERFNKANPSGQIAFTAMQNDAYKTKIKTAIGAGQAPTIIWGWGGGTLRTYVQAGQVEDLTPWFEQNPAVKDRLFASSFGAATIDGKIYAMPAETMQPIVLYYNKKIFEQVGVEPPESWGDIMALVPKFNAAGIAPFSLGGQSRWTNMMWLEFLFDRIGGPEVFQAVFDAKKDAWSHPAALDALTKLQDLVKADGFIKGFSSITADSNADQALLYTGKAAMMLHGGWTYGGMSTDGGDFVSGGHLGYMNFPPVEGGKGDPSNTVGNPGQYLSISSKATPEQKEIAKKFFATAVLNDEDVKEWAGTGAVPIVNGADSAFAASKDAEFLKFVYGIASNAKSFAQSWDQALSPTAAEVLLDNIAKLFQLSITPQQFVSNMNAVIGS; encoded by the coding sequence GTGGAGTCAACGACACCATCTCGCCGCACCTTCCTCACCCTCTCCATGGGCATTCCCCTCGGGGCCGCGCTGGCGGCCTGCGGCACGTCCGGCCCCACCCCTGCGGGCGGGGGCGCGACAGGCGGAAGCGGGAACGCCGCGAGTAAGGCCAGCTACTGGTTCCTGTCGGTCCAGCCGCAGGAGGGCGTGCGCACCCGGGCCGTGGAGCGGTTCAACAAGGCCAACCCCAGCGGGCAGATCGCCTTCACGGCCATGCAGAACGACGCGTACAAGACAAAGATCAAGACCGCGATCGGGGCGGGCCAGGCGCCCACCATCATCTGGGGCTGGGGCGGCGGGACTCTGCGCACGTACGTGCAGGCCGGCCAGGTGGAGGACCTCACCCCGTGGTTCGAGCAGAACCCCGCCGTGAAGGACCGGCTGTTCGCCTCCTCCTTCGGGGCGGCCACGATCGACGGCAAGATCTACGCGATGCCCGCCGAGACCATGCAGCCCATCGTCCTGTACTACAACAAGAAGATCTTCGAGCAGGTCGGTGTGGAGCCGCCGGAGTCGTGGGGCGACATCATGGCCCTGGTCCCCAAGTTCAACGCCGCCGGCATCGCCCCGTTCTCCCTCGGCGGCCAGTCCCGCTGGACGAACATGATGTGGCTGGAGTTCCTCTTCGACCGCATCGGCGGCCCCGAGGTGTTCCAGGCCGTGTTCGACGCCAAGAAGGACGCCTGGTCCCACCCCGCCGCCCTCGACGCCCTGACCAAACTGCAGGACCTCGTCAAGGCGGACGGGTTCATCAAGGGCTTCTCCTCGATCACGGCCGACTCCAACGCCGACCAGGCCCTGCTGTACACCGGCAAGGCCGCGATGATGCTGCACGGCGGCTGGACGTACGGCGGCATGTCGACCGACGGCGGCGACTTCGTCTCCGGCGGCCACCTCGGCTACATGAACTTCCCGCCGGTCGAGGGCGGCAAGGGCGACCCCAGCAACACCGTCGGCAACCCCGGCCAGTACCTGTCGATCTCCTCCAAGGCGACCCCCGAGCAGAAGGAGATCGCCAAGAAGTTCTTCGCCACCGCCGTGCTCAACGACGAGGACGTCAAGGAGTGGGCGGGCACGGGCGCGGTGCCGATCGTCAACGGCGCCGACAGCGCGTTCGCGGCCTCCAAGGACGCGGAGTTCCTGAAGTTCGTCTACGGCATCGCCAGCAACGCCAAGTCCTTCGCCCAGTCCTGGGACCAGGCGCTCAGCCCCACCGCGGCCGAGGTGCTGCTGGACAACATCGCCAAGCTGTTCCAGCTGTCGATCACGCCGCAGCAGTTCGTGTCCAACATGAACGCGGTCATCGGCAGTTGA
- a CDS encoding glycoside hydrolase family 3 N-terminal domain-containing protein — MTALDGTSAVGRILRPWQDPALPVADRVDALLEEMTLEEKVGQLGSRWLGNDMRADQGGEPEEEAEGTANVAPMQDVFAASGRVPLEEAVRHGLGHLTRVFGSAPVTAVEGAAEVVRLQSEVVKHSRLGIPALVHEECLTGFTTYGATVYPAAIAWGATFDPDLVERMAAAIGRDMRAVGVHQGLSPVLDVVRDYRWGRVEETMGEDPYLVAMLGAAYVRGLEGAGIIATLKHFAGYSASRAARNHGPVPMGRRELMDMILPAFETAIVEGGARSVMNSYSDVDGVPAAADSWLLTDLLRDEWGFTGTVVSDYWAIPFLATMHQVAADTDEAGVQALTAGVDVELPDTLGFGRHLVERVRRGELPESLVDRAARRLLTQKVQLGLLDPDWTPEKSVAGAPVVDFDSPANRALARELAERSIVLLDAGTALPLLGEGRPDPRRVAVVGPGADDPRTFMGCYAFPNHVLPRHPGLGLGVAAPSLLDALRAELPDAELVHEPGCEVRGDDRSGFAAALRAARESDVCVAVVGDLAGMFGLGTSGEGCDAEDLRLPGVQEDLLAELAATGTPVVVVVVSGRPYALGGVSGTAAALVQAFMPGEEGGAAIAGVLSGRVQPSGKLPVQIPRGPGGQPGTYLQPPLGSNSHGISNLDPTPLFPFGHGTSYTTFAIDSLRISDAEVPTDGEFTVSVRVRNTGGRAGEEVVQLFLHDVVAQVTRPVRQLTGFARVRLEPGASALATFTVPADRTAFTGRDLRRVVEPGDLEVFVGASVSDLPCRGRVRLTGPPRHVGPDRRLVTRVDVRPAPGSSATHQGGTDAGQS; from the coding sequence ATGACGGCGTTAGATGGGACCTCCGCGGTGGGCCGGATCCTCCGTCCGTGGCAGGACCCGGCACTTCCCGTGGCCGACCGGGTCGACGCCCTCCTTGAGGAGATGACCCTCGAGGAGAAGGTCGGCCAGCTCGGCAGCCGCTGGCTCGGCAACGACATGCGGGCCGACCAGGGCGGGGAGCCCGAGGAGGAGGCCGAGGGCACGGCGAACGTGGCCCCGATGCAGGACGTCTTCGCGGCCTCGGGGAGGGTGCCCCTGGAGGAGGCGGTCCGCCACGGGCTCGGCCACCTGACGCGGGTGTTCGGCAGTGCTCCGGTGACCGCGGTGGAGGGCGCCGCGGAGGTGGTGCGGCTGCAGTCCGAGGTGGTGAAGCACTCCCGGCTCGGCATCCCCGCGCTGGTCCACGAGGAGTGCCTGACCGGTTTCACCACCTACGGTGCGACCGTCTACCCGGCGGCCATCGCCTGGGGCGCGACGTTCGACCCGGACCTGGTGGAGCGGATGGCGGCCGCCATCGGGCGGGACATGCGCGCGGTGGGCGTCCACCAGGGCCTGTCGCCGGTGCTGGACGTGGTGCGCGACTACCGCTGGGGCCGGGTCGAGGAGACCATGGGCGAGGATCCGTACCTCGTCGCGATGCTCGGCGCGGCCTATGTGCGCGGCCTGGAGGGCGCCGGGATCATCGCCACGCTCAAGCACTTCGCCGGTTACTCCGCCTCCCGGGCGGCCCGCAACCACGGCCCGGTGCCGATGGGCCGGCGCGAGCTGATGGACATGATCCTGCCGGCGTTCGAGACCGCCATCGTCGAGGGCGGCGCGCGTTCGGTGATGAACTCCTACTCCGACGTGGACGGTGTTCCCGCCGCGGCCGACTCCTGGCTGCTGACCGACCTGCTGCGCGACGAGTGGGGGTTCACCGGGACGGTGGTGTCGGACTACTGGGCGATCCCGTTCCTCGCGACGATGCACCAGGTCGCCGCGGACACCGACGAGGCCGGGGTGCAGGCGCTGACCGCGGGCGTCGACGTCGAGCTGCCCGACACGCTCGGCTTCGGCCGGCACCTCGTCGAGCGGGTGCGGCGGGGCGAGCTGCCGGAGTCCCTGGTCGACCGGGCCGCCCGGCGCCTGCTCACCCAGAAGGTGCAGCTCGGGCTGCTGGACCCGGACTGGACGCCGGAGAAGTCGGTGGCCGGGGCACCGGTCGTGGACTTCGACTCGCCGGCCAACCGGGCACTCGCCAGGGAGCTGGCCGAACGGTCGATCGTGCTGCTCGACGCGGGCACCGCGCTGCCGTTGCTCGGCGAGGGGCGTCCGGATCCGCGCCGGGTGGCCGTGGTCGGCCCCGGTGCCGACGACCCGCGCACGTTCATGGGCTGCTACGCCTTCCCCAACCACGTGCTGCCCCGTCATCCGGGGCTCGGGCTCGGCGTGGCCGCGCCCAGCCTGCTCGACGCGCTGCGGGCCGAGCTGCCCGACGCCGAGCTGGTTCACGAGCCGGGCTGCGAGGTGCGGGGCGACGACCGCTCCGGCTTCGCCGCCGCGCTCCGGGCGGCCCGCGAGTCCGACGTGTGCGTGGCCGTCGTCGGCGACCTGGCGGGGATGTTCGGGCTGGGCACGTCGGGCGAGGGATGCGACGCCGAGGACCTGCGGCTGCCCGGCGTGCAGGAGGACCTGCTGGCCGAGCTGGCCGCCACCGGCACGCCGGTCGTGGTGGTCGTCGTCTCGGGCCGCCCGTACGCGCTGGGCGGCGTGTCCGGGACGGCCGCCGCGCTCGTCCAGGCCTTCATGCCCGGTGAGGAGGGCGGGGCGGCCATCGCCGGGGTCCTGTCCGGCCGGGTGCAGCCCAGCGGGAAGCTGCCGGTGCAGATCCCGCGCGGCCCGGGAGGGCAGCCGGGCACCTACCTGCAGCCGCCGCTGGGTTCCAACAGCCACGGCATCAGCAACCTCGACCCGACCCCGCTGTTCCCGTTCGGGCACGGCACCTCGTACACCACCTTCGCGATCGACTCCTTGAGGATCAGCGACGCCGAGGTGCCCACCGACGGCGAGTTCACCGTGTCGGTGCGCGTGCGCAACACCGGGGGCCGGGCGGGTGAGGAGGTCGTCCAGCTCTTCCTGCATGACGTGGTCGCCCAGGTCACCCGGCCGGTGCGGCAGCTCACCGGGTTCGCCCGGGTCCGGCTGGAGCCCGGCGCGAGCGCCCTGGCGACCTTCACCGTGCCCGCCGACCGGACCGCGTTCACCGGGCGTGACCTGCGGCGCGTCGTCGAACCCGGGGACCTCGAGGTGTTCGTGGGCGCGTCGGTGTCCGACCTGCCCTGCCGGGGCCGCGTACGATTGACCGGCCCGCCGCGCCACGTCGGCCCGGACCGGCGACTGGTCACCCGGGTGGACGTGCGACCGGCACCGGGCTCTTCCGCCACACACCAGGGAGGAACGGATGCCGGCCAGTCCTAG
- a CDS encoding LacI family DNA-binding transcriptional regulator gives MPASPRRTTLATVAASAGVSVATVSKVLNGRGDVSPVTRSLVESLLEQHDYVALPQRRRGDRGDRGDTAVPATIEVELDADLNPYSTEIVQGAVRAGAETDAAIVVSIRTNADRTGGWARGLATAGRRAVIAITSELTAGQLAALSRARVPLVVIDPLNLPQTRGVISVGSTNFAGGLAATQHLLALGHRRIAYLGGPVTAACNQARLHGYRAAMEAAGAPVPPGHVRAGHFHYQEGVTGGAALLDLPEPPTAVFTGCDDIALGVLEAARARGVRVPEDLSIVGFDDTQVARMASPPLTTVRQPLREMGGVAVRTALRLAAGERVDSHHVELATELVVRGSTAPLGGPSGRG, from the coding sequence ATGCCGGCCAGTCCTAGACGGACCACGCTGGCCACGGTCGCGGCCTCGGCGGGCGTGTCGGTCGCGACCGTGTCGAAGGTGCTCAACGGCCGGGGCGACGTCTCCCCGGTGACCCGCTCCCTCGTGGAGTCGCTGCTGGAGCAGCACGACTACGTCGCGTTGCCGCAGCGCCGCCGGGGCGACCGGGGCGACCGGGGCGACACCGCCGTGCCGGCCACGATCGAGGTGGAACTCGACGCCGACCTCAACCCGTACTCGACCGAGATCGTCCAGGGCGCGGTGCGGGCCGGGGCCGAGACCGACGCGGCGATCGTGGTGAGCATCCGGACGAACGCCGACCGCACCGGAGGCTGGGCGCGCGGCCTGGCCACGGCCGGACGGCGGGCCGTGATCGCCATCACCAGCGAGCTGACCGCCGGGCAGCTCGCCGCCCTGTCCCGCGCGCGGGTGCCGCTGGTCGTGATCGACCCGCTGAACCTGCCGCAGACCAGGGGGGTCATCAGCGTCGGCTCGACGAACTTCGCCGGGGGCCTGGCCGCGACGCAGCACCTGCTCGCGCTCGGGCACCGGCGCATCGCCTACCTCGGCGGCCCGGTCACCGCCGCCTGCAACCAGGCCAGGCTGCACGGCTACCGCGCCGCCATGGAGGCCGCGGGCGCCCCGGTTCCCCCGGGTCACGTACGGGCGGGGCACTTCCACTACCAGGAGGGGGTGACGGGCGGCGCGGCCCTGCTCGACCTGCCCGAGCCGCCCACGGCCGTCTTCACCGGCTGCGACGACATCGCGCTCGGCGTGCTGGAGGCGGCCAGGGCGCGTGGGGTGCGCGTACCCGAGGACCTCAGCATCGTCGGCTTCGACGACACCCAGGTCGCCCGGATGGCCTCGCCCCCGCTGACCACCGTACGGCAGCCGCTGCGGGAGATGGGCGGCGTCGCCGTGCGCACGGCCCTGCGCCTGGCGGCGGGCGAGCGGGTCGACTCCCACCACGTCGAACTCGCCACCGAGCTGGTGGTGCGCGGCTCCACCGCCCCGCTCGGGGGTCCCTCCGGCCGCGGCTGA
- a CDS encoding N(5)-(carboxyethyl)ornithine synthase, whose amino-acid sequence MDQLSLGVVSRSRKENEHRLAIHPLHLERIDPDLRGRVYLERGYGEHFGVSDKQLTPYVAGLLPRERLIAECDVILLPKPLAEDLEELRDGQVVWGWPHCVQDERVTQLAIDRRLTLIAFEAMNHWTSEGAFNLHVFHKNNELAGYCSVLHALELIGTTGVYGRRLRAVVISFGATGRGAVTALNAHGVNDIDLLTFRDVTAVASPIHSARIVRFEHEADDPNRSYALTENGRIPLAAFIADHDIVVNCVLQDTDAPLMFANDEDLAAFAPGTLVVDVSCDEGMGFSWARPTSFTDPMFEVGDNVRYYGVDHSPSYLWDSATWEISEALLPHLRTVLDGRAAWDADDTIRRAVEIRDGVVQNPAILSFQHRSPDYPYARN is encoded by the coding sequence ATGGATCAGCTCAGCCTCGGCGTCGTGTCACGATCACGCAAGGAGAACGAGCACCGGCTGGCGATCCACCCGCTGCACCTGGAGCGGATCGACCCCGATCTCCGGGGACGCGTCTACCTCGAACGCGGCTACGGCGAGCACTTCGGCGTCTCCGACAAGCAGCTGACGCCGTACGTCGCCGGACTGCTCCCCCGGGAGCGGCTCATCGCCGAGTGCGACGTCATCCTGCTTCCCAAACCGCTGGCCGAAGATCTCGAAGAACTGCGTGACGGGCAGGTCGTCTGGGGCTGGCCGCACTGCGTCCAGGACGAGAGGGTCACGCAGCTCGCGATCGACCGGCGGCTGACGTTGATCGCCTTCGAGGCGATGAACCACTGGACCAGCGAGGGCGCGTTCAACCTGCACGTCTTCCACAAGAACAACGAGCTGGCCGGCTACTGCTCGGTCCTGCACGCCCTGGAGCTCATCGGGACGACGGGCGTCTACGGCCGGAGGCTGCGGGCGGTCGTCATCAGCTTCGGGGCGACGGGGCGCGGCGCGGTGACGGCGCTCAACGCGCACGGCGTGAACGACATCGACCTCCTCACCTTCCGTGACGTCACCGCGGTCGCCTCGCCGATCCACTCGGCGCGCATCGTGCGCTTCGAGCACGAGGCCGACGATCCCAACCGCAGTTACGCGCTCACCGAGAACGGGCGGATACCGCTGGCGGCCTTCATCGCCGACCACGACATCGTCGTCAACTGCGTGCTGCAGGACACCGACGCCCCGCTGATGTTCGCCAACGACGAGGACCTGGCCGCCTTCGCGCCCGGCACCCTGGTCGTCGACGTGTCCTGCGACGAGGGGATGGGCTTCAGCTGGGCGCGGCCCACGTCGTTCACGGACCCGATGTTCGAGGTGGGCGACAACGTCCGCTACTACGGCGTCGACCACAGCCCGTCCTACCTGTGGGACTCGGCGACCTGGGAGATCAGCGAGGCCCTGCTGCCCCACCTGCGGACGGTGCTCGACGGCCGGGCGGCATGGGACGCGGACGACACCATCCGACGGGCCGTCGAGATCCGCGACGGCGTCGTCCAGAACCCCGCCATCCTGTCCTTCCAGCACCGCTCCCCGGACTACCCGTACGCGCGCAACTAG
- a CDS encoding DUF4142 domain-containing protein, with product MVRKMIILLAVAVTVTGGTAGAAVSPTPQTVSQQDKDFLVQAHQANLAEIEGGKAAEAKTAEPEGRESAQTVRDLGERFVVDHTNLDQAVRQVADRLGVKLPDQPTAAQREQLDKLTTLSGADFDKAWISEELEGHRETLTAIDKEIKSGSSPEVKKLATDARPIVQEHVDLLLHAEETPTPAPSES from the coding sequence ATGGTTCGAAAGATGATCATCCTGCTGGCCGTCGCCGTGACCGTGACGGGCGGCACGGCCGGCGCTGCCGTCTCGCCCACCCCGCAGACCGTCAGCCAGCAGGACAAGGACTTCCTCGTCCAGGCGCACCAGGCCAACCTGGCCGAGATCGAGGGGGGCAAGGCCGCCGAGGCGAAGACCGCCGAGCCCGAGGGGCGGGAGAGCGCCCAGACCGTCCGCGACCTGGGAGAGAGGTTCGTCGTCGACCACACGAACCTGGACCAGGCCGTACGGCAGGTGGCCGACCGGCTCGGCGTCAAACTCCCCGACCAGCCCACCGCCGCGCAGCGCGAGCAGCTCGACAAACTGACGACGCTGAGCGGCGCGGACTTCGACAAGGCCTGGATCAGCGAGGAGCTCGAAGGCCACCGCGAGACCCTCACCGCCATCGATAAGGAGATCAAGAGCGGCTCCTCCCCCGAGGTGAAGAAGCTCGCCACCGACGCCAGGCCCATCGTGCAGGAGCACGTGGACCTGCTCCTCCACGCCGAGGAGACTCCCACGCCCGCCCCTTCCGAGAGCTGA
- a CDS encoding ROK family protein, producing MSGKERLPVRGAQGDLLRLVATGHAESRAQLARISGLAASSVSLRVEELIDTGLLVEEGSGTSSGGRRPRRLRVSPTAGLLAVADLGAHHARLGLLDLSGVPLVVEERACDIALGPEATLDWMAASFDELLLAHGPPGVPLRGVGTGIPGPVDPASGRVVSPSRMPGWNNFPVVEHLGARYDLPVLVENDANLLAVGEARSWPGFDNLMVLKAGSGIGCGVIVDGRLHRGRGAAGDISHVRVRTDSSTMCSCGHPDCLEAYASGAALMDALSGLGIATRRPADVVALVEDGVPEATALVRNAGRLIGEVLTVLVNFLNPDAIVVGGSLSTAEPLISSIRAAVYERCLPLATRDLEIAVTRGGPDAALLGAGSLLLDAVLG from the coding sequence ATGTCAGGCAAAGAGCGGCTGCCGGTACGGGGAGCGCAGGGCGATCTGCTGCGTCTCGTCGCCACCGGCCACGCCGAGTCGCGCGCGCAGCTGGCCCGCATCTCCGGCCTGGCGGCGTCGAGCGTCTCCCTGCGTGTCGAGGAGCTGATCGACACCGGGCTCCTCGTCGAGGAGGGCTCGGGCACCTCCAGCGGCGGGCGGCGACCCCGGCGGCTGCGGGTCAGCCCGACCGCCGGCCTGCTCGCGGTGGCCGACCTCGGTGCGCACCACGCCCGCCTCGGCCTGCTCGACCTCAGCGGTGTTCCCCTCGTCGTCGAGGAGCGCGCCTGCGACATAGCGCTCGGCCCCGAGGCGACCCTCGACTGGATGGCCGCATCGTTCGACGAGCTGCTGCTGGCCCACGGCCCGCCCGGCGTCCCGCTGCGCGGCGTCGGCACCGGCATACCCGGCCCCGTCGACCCCGCCAGCGGCCGGGTGGTCTCCCCCTCGCGAATGCCCGGCTGGAACAACTTCCCCGTCGTCGAGCATCTCGGCGCGCGCTACGACCTGCCGGTGCTCGTCGAGAACGACGCCAACCTCCTGGCCGTCGGCGAGGCCCGCTCATGGCCGGGGTTCGACAACCTCATGGTGCTCAAGGCCGGCAGCGGCATAGGGTGCGGCGTGATCGTCGACGGCCGCCTGCACCGGGGCAGGGGCGCGGCCGGCGACATCAGCCACGTCCGGGTCAGGACCGACTCCTCCACGATGTGCTCGTGCGGCCATCCCGACTGCCTGGAGGCCTACGCGAGCGGCGCCGCGCTCATGGACGCCCTGTCCGGGCTCGGCATCGCGACGCGGCGCCCCGCCGACGTCGTCGCGCTGGTCGAGGACGGCGTGCCCGAGGCCACCGCCCTGGTCAGGAACGCGGGCCGCCTCATCGGCGAGGTGCTCACCGTCCTGGTCAACTTCCTCAATCCGGACGCCATCGTCGTCGGCGGCAGCCTCTCCACCGCCGAGCCGCTGATCTCCTCCATCCGGGCCGCCGTCTACGAGCGCTGCCTGCCCCTGGCCACCCGCGACCTGGAGATCGCCGTCACCCGGGGCGGCCCCGACGCCGCCCTGCTCGGCGCGGGCTCCCTCCTGCTGGACGCCGTCCTCGGCTGA
- a CDS encoding amino acid ABC transporter ATP-binding protein, with the protein MIQVKGLNKWFGDHHVLRDIDLDVARGEVVVVVGPSGSGKSTLCRCLNRLETAGSGDILVDGVPAPVEGRELARLRADVGMVFQSFNLFQHKTVLENIVLAPMKVRGDGRAEAEASARKLLERVGIAEQAGKLPAQLSGGQQQRAAIARALAMRPKVMLFDEPTSALDPEMVGEVLDVMVRLAADGMTMVVVTHEMGFARRAADRVVFMDAGQIVETGEPGAFFEAPQTDRARDFLAKVLTH; encoded by the coding sequence ATGATTCAGGTCAAAGGGCTGAACAAATGGTTCGGCGATCATCACGTACTGCGCGACATCGATCTTGATGTGGCGCGGGGCGAGGTCGTCGTGGTGGTCGGCCCCTCGGGTTCCGGCAAGTCCACGCTGTGCCGCTGCCTCAACAGGCTGGAGACCGCCGGCTCCGGGGACATCCTCGTCGACGGTGTGCCCGCCCCCGTGGAGGGGCGGGAACTGGCCCGGCTCCGGGCCGACGTCGGCATGGTGTTCCAGTCGTTCAACCTGTTCCAGCACAAGACCGTGCTGGAGAACATCGTGCTCGCGCCGATGAAGGTCCGGGGCGACGGTCGCGCCGAGGCCGAGGCGTCGGCGCGAAAACTGCTGGAGCGCGTCGGCATCGCCGAGCAGGCGGGCAAGCTGCCCGCGCAACTGTCCGGCGGGCAGCAGCAGCGGGCCGCCATCGCCCGCGCGCTGGCCATGCGACCCAAGGTGATGCTCTTCGACGAGCCCACCTCGGCGCTCGACCCGGAAATGGTCGGCGAGGTGCTGGACGTGATGGTCCGGCTCGCCGCCGACGGCATGACCATGGTCGTCGTCACCCACGAGATGGGCTTCGCCCGCAGGGCCGCCGACCGCGTGGTCTTCATGGACGCCGGCCAGATCGTCGAGACCGGCGAGCCCGGCGCCTTCTTCGAGGCTCCCCAGACCGACCGTGCCAGGGACTTCCTGGCCAAAGTTCTCACTCACTGA
- a CDS encoding glutamate ABC transporter substrate-binding protein, protein MVSMKRLAAVAAVSMLGLSACAGTDSASPAVPGEANKGSDLIASAPVAAAADILPGSTMEKIKQRGELIVGGSLDAPLLSQQNPTTGEVEGFDADMGKALAKYIIGEPKVKIVNSASETREALLSNGTVDVVFQTYTITPERAEQVAFAGPYYSSGLSLAVRKGTAGITRPEDLNGKTVIAGANTPAIPAIKKLAPQAKIVTFGSDPECMQALKQERGDAYVQDETLLVANAQKDPSVQVVGSPFTEDPYGIGLKHGDDQFKKFVNDWLKKIQADGLWQKTWKNSLGTVVQGEAPTPPQIGSVPGS, encoded by the coding sequence ATGGTGTCCATGAAGCGGCTGGCCGCTGTCGCCGCTGTGTCCATGCTCGGCCTCTCGGCCTGTGCCGGTACGGATTCGGCGAGCCCGGCCGTACCGGGCGAGGCCAACAAGGGGAGCGACCTGATCGCCTCGGCGCCGGTCGCGGCCGCCGCGGACATCCTGCCCGGCTCCACGATGGAGAAGATCAAGCAGCGCGGCGAGCTGATCGTCGGCGGGTCGCTCGACGCCCCGCTGCTGTCGCAGCAGAACCCGACGACCGGCGAGGTCGAGGGGTTCGACGCGGACATGGGCAAGGCGCTCGCCAAGTACATCATCGGCGAGCCCAAGGTGAAGATCGTCAACTCGGCCTCGGAGACCCGCGAGGCGCTGCTCTCCAACGGCACCGTGGACGTCGTCTTCCAGACCTACACGATCACCCCGGAGCGGGCCGAGCAGGTCGCCTTCGCCGGCCCGTACTACTCCTCCGGGCTGAGCCTCGCGGTCAGGAAGGGCACCGCGGGCATCACCAGGCCCGAGGACCTGAACGGCAAGACCGTCATCGCCGGAGCCAACACCCCGGCCATCCCGGCGATCAAGAAGCTCGCCCCGCAGGCCAAGATCGTGACCTTCGGCAGCGACCCCGAGTGCATGCAGGCCCTCAAGCAGGAACGCGGCGACGCCTACGTCCAGGACGAGACGCTCCTGGTCGCCAACGCGCAGAAGGACCCCTCGGTCCAGGTCGTCGGCAGCCCGTTCACCGAGGACCCGTACGGCATCGGCCTCAAGCACGGTGACGACCAGTTCAAGAAGTTCGTCAACGACTGGCTGAAGAAGATCCAGGCCGACGGCCTCTGGCAGAAGACCTGGAAGAACTCCCTCGGCACGGTCGTGCAGGGCGAGGCTCCCACCCCGCCGCAGATCGGATCGGTGCCGGGGTCCTGA